The Catenulispora sp. EB89 genome has a segment encoding these proteins:
- a CDS encoding acyl-CoA dehydrogenase family protein: MTVLDQSVDDALEAVGELSIAVFKDLDIEATRSPAYSNEPVSDEHDRRLWRTLADTGLLAAVLPESVGGGGTGLPGMVRLLTDAGAALARLPLVETFVAVSVIDEKNLAAVISGELVITAALAEHPSAVTAPLRLTGQRLNGITQLVPYPLSSDLALVPALREDGKEVLALVSLSTARVGDQVTTTGEPLGVLEFIDAEVMEVTEAVDEARALAALFSSAMLCGIAARALAMTAEYTGGRIQFGHPLATFQGVALRAADLYIDSRAMQAALWDAVYAIAENGIGSPRARYAVATAKVWASDGARRVVGSAHHLHGGFGVDVTYPLHRYHAWARYWELYGGSAEAWSGDLGELIATHPIEEDE, encoded by the coding sequence GTGACCGTCCTGGATCAGTCTGTGGACGACGCGCTGGAAGCCGTCGGAGAGCTCTCCATCGCGGTCTTCAAAGACCTCGATATAGAAGCCACGCGGAGTCCGGCCTATAGCAACGAACCAGTGTCCGACGAACACGATCGCCGCCTGTGGCGGACCCTCGCGGACACCGGACTGCTCGCCGCTGTCCTTCCAGAGAGCGTCGGAGGCGGCGGTACCGGTCTACCGGGCATGGTGCGCCTGCTGACGGACGCCGGCGCCGCGCTGGCCCGACTCCCCCTGGTCGAGACCTTCGTTGCAGTCTCGGTCATCGACGAGAAGAACCTGGCGGCGGTGATCTCCGGAGAACTGGTCATCACCGCGGCGCTCGCCGAGCATCCATCCGCGGTGACCGCGCCGCTGCGGCTGACCGGCCAGCGGCTCAACGGGATCACGCAGCTGGTGCCGTATCCGCTCAGCTCCGATCTGGCGCTCGTCCCGGCCCTGCGCGAGGACGGGAAGGAAGTGCTGGCGCTGGTCTCCCTGTCGACGGCGCGCGTCGGCGACCAGGTGACCACGACCGGCGAACCCTTGGGCGTTCTGGAGTTCATCGACGCCGAGGTCATGGAGGTGACCGAAGCGGTCGACGAGGCTCGGGCCCTGGCCGCGCTGTTCTCCTCCGCGATGCTGTGTGGGATCGCGGCGCGCGCCCTGGCGATGACCGCCGAGTACACCGGCGGCCGCATCCAGTTCGGGCATCCGCTCGCGACGTTCCAAGGTGTGGCTCTGCGCGCTGCGGACCTCTATATCGACTCTCGCGCTATGCAAGCCGCGCTATGGGACGCCGTATACGCGATCGCCGAGAACGGCATCGGTTCACCGCGCGCCCGCTATGCGGTGGCCACGGCCAAGGTCTGGGCCTCCGACGGCGCACGCCGGGTCGTCGGCTCCGCGCACCATCTGCACGGCGGCTTCGGTGTGGACGTCACCTATCCCCTGCACCGGTACCACGCGTGGGCCCGCTACTGGGAACTCTATGGCGGCTCTGCAGAAGCCTGGTCCGGCGACCTCGGCGAGCTGATCGCCACCCACCCGATCGAGGAGGACGAATGA
- a CDS encoding MaoC family dehydratase: protein MSGAGRGQTRGGLPKVGETLPELVIPITPTQIVSGAIASRDYQDVHHDVPAAREKGSPDIFMNILTTNGLVGRFVTDWAGADARILKIAIRLGVPNYPGDTMTLTGSVARVGEDGSVEVAVRGANQLGYHVTGTVTLTGLGE, encoded by the coding sequence ATGAGCGGGGCAGGACGCGGTCAAACGCGGGGCGGGCTGCCGAAGGTCGGGGAGACGCTGCCGGAGCTGGTCATCCCGATCACGCCGACCCAGATCGTCTCCGGGGCCATCGCCTCCCGCGACTACCAGGACGTGCACCACGACGTCCCGGCGGCTCGGGAGAAGGGCTCCCCCGACATCTTCATGAACATCCTCACCACCAACGGCCTCGTCGGGCGGTTCGTGACCGACTGGGCCGGCGCCGACGCCCGGATCCTGAAGATCGCGATCCGGCTCGGCGTGCCGAACTACCCCGGCGACACCATGACCCTCACCGGGTCCGTGGCGCGCGTCGGGGAGGACGGCAGCGTCGAGGTCGCGGTCCGCGGCGCGAACCAGCTCGGCTACCACGTCACCGGCACCGTCACCCTGACCGGCCTCGGGGAGTGA
- the nhaA gene encoding Na+/H+ antiporter NhaA, producing MKRIERRHVAAVLRTETVGGALLIVFAIVGLLWANSPWRASYDTVKNTVIGPHLWHLDLSLADWAADFLLAFFFLVAGIELKHELQAGELSNPRAAVLPVVSALCGMVVPISVYLLVSAGHANAGEGWAVPTATDIAFALAVLAVVGQNLPSALRAFLLTLAVVDDLGAIIIIAIAYTAKIDTVALAIAAVLIVAFYLLQRMRIGSLWLNVPLGLGIWIAVHSSGIHATVAGVAIGLMLRGHTGDDHADSGEQDEGPQSPAEKVQWRLQPFSAGFCVPVFAIMSAGVYVGGKTLGNLVSDRIPLAIAAGLFIGKAVGVFGGAYLTARFTRAELSDELRWRDIAAVSALTGVGFTVSLLIAELAFSDSPAVLNLAKGGVLLGSLVSALVAVVLLRRRDRFYDQLCTDEETEDVELVLGRE from the coding sequence TTGAAGCGCATAGAGCGCAGGCACGTGGCGGCGGTCCTGCGAACCGAGACCGTCGGCGGCGCACTGCTCATCGTCTTCGCCATCGTCGGGCTGCTGTGGGCGAACTCCCCCTGGCGCGCCTCCTACGACACCGTCAAGAACACGGTCATCGGACCGCACCTGTGGCATCTCGACCTGTCGCTGGCGGACTGGGCCGCCGATTTCCTGCTCGCGTTCTTCTTCCTCGTGGCCGGGATCGAGCTCAAGCACGAGTTGCAGGCCGGCGAGCTGTCGAACCCGCGCGCCGCGGTGCTGCCGGTCGTCTCCGCGCTGTGCGGCATGGTGGTCCCGATCAGCGTCTACCTCCTGGTCAGCGCCGGTCACGCGAACGCGGGCGAAGGCTGGGCCGTGCCCACCGCCACCGACATCGCCTTCGCGCTGGCGGTCCTGGCGGTCGTCGGCCAGAACCTGCCGTCGGCGCTGCGCGCGTTCCTGCTGACCCTGGCCGTCGTCGACGACCTCGGCGCGATCATCATCATCGCGATCGCGTACACCGCCAAGATCGACACCGTCGCGCTGGCCATCGCGGCGGTGCTGATCGTCGCCTTCTACCTGCTGCAACGGATGCGGATAGGCAGCTTGTGGCTGAACGTGCCGCTGGGCCTGGGCATCTGGATCGCGGTGCACTCCAGCGGGATCCACGCGACGGTGGCCGGTGTCGCGATCGGCCTGATGCTGCGCGGGCACACCGGCGACGACCACGCGGACTCTGGAGAGCAGGACGAGGGACCGCAGTCACCGGCGGAGAAGGTGCAGTGGCGGCTCCAGCCGTTCTCCGCAGGCTTCTGCGTCCCGGTCTTCGCGATCATGTCCGCGGGCGTCTACGTCGGCGGCAAGACGCTGGGCAACCTGGTCAGCGACCGGATCCCGCTGGCGATCGCCGCGGGCCTGTTCATCGGCAAGGCTGTCGGGGTGTTCGGCGGTGCCTATCTCACCGCGCGCTTCACGCGCGCCGAATTGTCCGACGAACTGCGGTGGCGCGACATCGCGGCGGTGTCCGCGCTGACCGGTGTCGGGTTCACGGTCTCGTTGCTGATCGCCGAGCTCGCCTTCTCCGACAGCCCGGCCGTGCTGAACCTCGCCAAGGGTGGAGTGCTGCTCGGGTCCTTGGTGTCCGCTCTCGTCGCCGTAGTACTGCTCCGTAGGAGGGACCGTTTCTACGACCAGCTGTGCACTGACGAGGAGACGGAAGACGTAGAGCTGGTGCTCGGGCGAGAATAG
- a CDS encoding acyl-CoA dehydrogenase family protein gives MHPPEHLAYTPAQRALRAELRAYFAVLVTEEVRHDLRLPDTSTDTVRVLHRKLGADGWLGVGWPREYGGRGLTPVEQFIFFDEASRAGCPMPLVALNTVGPTLMRFGTQEQRDLILPRILTGEIDVAAGYSEPGAGTDLASLATRAVRTEDGSAYVVNGQKIFTTHGDSADYVWLACRTDPEAPKHKGISILLVDTRDPGFEATKIHTIASHYTTATYYRDVHVPVTMRVGAENEGWKLITTQLNHERVALAAVAQGVIRSFAKVQSWAMETPAAEGKRVIDLSWVKTAMARAYIRISGLRLLNGQMVAALQKDQTGGHLSPADASAAKVHGTETHIEALAELLQVLGAAGILKTGSPGALLMGDLEYLYRYAVTNTFGGGANEIQREIIAMTGLAMPRVRR, from the coding sequence ATGCACCCTCCGGAACACCTGGCCTACACCCCGGCCCAACGAGCCCTGCGAGCCGAACTGCGGGCATACTTCGCCGTGCTCGTCACCGAGGAGGTCCGTCACGACCTGCGGCTGCCCGACACCTCCACGGACACGGTCCGCGTTCTGCACCGCAAGCTCGGCGCGGACGGCTGGCTCGGCGTCGGCTGGCCTCGGGAGTACGGCGGCCGCGGCCTCACCCCGGTGGAGCAGTTCATCTTCTTCGATGAGGCGTCGCGCGCGGGGTGCCCGATGCCTCTGGTGGCGCTCAACACTGTGGGGCCGACGCTTATGCGTTTCGGCACGCAGGAACAAAGGGACCTGATCCTTCCTCGCATCCTCACCGGGGAGATCGACGTCGCGGCCGGCTACTCCGAACCGGGCGCCGGTACGGATCTGGCGAGTCTGGCGACGCGTGCTGTGCGCACAGAGGACGGCAGCGCCTATGTGGTCAACGGCCAGAAGATCTTCACAACGCATGGGGACTCCGCAGACTACGTCTGGCTCGCCTGCCGGACCGATCCCGAAGCGCCGAAACACAAAGGCATCTCGATCCTGCTGGTCGACACCCGCGACCCCGGGTTCGAGGCGACGAAGATCCACACGATCGCTTCGCACTACACGACGGCGACGTACTACCGCGACGTCCATGTGCCGGTGACGATGCGGGTGGGCGCCGAGAACGAGGGCTGGAAGCTGATCACGACGCAGCTGAACCACGAGCGCGTGGCGTTGGCGGCGGTGGCGCAGGGCGTGATCCGGTCGTTCGCGAAAGTGCAGAGCTGGGCCATGGAGACTCCGGCAGCTGAAGGGAAGCGGGTCATAGACCTGTCCTGGGTGAAAACCGCTATGGCCCGCGCCTATATCCGCATCAGCGGTCTGAGGCTTCTGAACGGCCAGATGGTCGCGGCTCTCCAGAAGGACCAGACCGGCGGCCACCTGTCCCCCGCCGATGCGTCCGCGGCGAAGGTGCATGGTACGGAAACGCATATAGAGGCGTTGGCGGAGTTGCTCCAGGTACTCGGCGCGGCGGGAATCCTTAAGACAGGCTCTCCCGGCGCGCTTCTTATGGGCGACCTCGAATACCTCTACCGCTATGCCGTGACCAACACCTTCGGCGGCGGGGCCAACGAGATCCAGCGGGAGATCATCGCGATGACCGGGCTGGCGATGCCCAGGGTGCGGAGATAG
- a CDS encoding lipid-transfer protein, with translation MNLSGRTAIVGIGATEFSKESGRSELQLCLEACKAALDDAGITPRDVDGLVTFSMDSSPSIMVGRGLGVAELRYFSLVDYGGGAACATVAHAAAAITAGLADVVVCYRAFNERSGRRFGSGDAAAQARGDSPMAQHFGYYSPYGLITPAAWVAMAARRYMHEYGATSEDFGRVAVAARAHAATNPAAWFYERPITLAEHQSSKLIADPLRLLDCCQESDGGVALVVVSAERARDLPGKEVLIAGAAQGSAHDQQMMTSYYREDITGLPEMGTVARQLWNQSGLGADDIQTAVIYDHFTPFVLTQLEEFGFCGRGEARDFIRDGAIHLGGRLPLNTHGGQLGEAYIHGMNGIAEAVRQARGTAVNQVSDVHHVLVTAGTGVPTSGLVLSAVGRQP, from the coding sequence GTGAACCTGTCCGGCAGAACGGCGATCGTCGGTATCGGCGCCACGGAGTTCTCCAAGGAGTCCGGCCGCAGTGAACTCCAGCTGTGCCTGGAGGCGTGCAAGGCCGCGTTGGACGACGCCGGGATCACGCCGCGCGACGTGGACGGCCTGGTGACCTTCTCGATGGACTCCAGCCCGTCGATCATGGTCGGCCGCGGCCTCGGCGTCGCCGAGCTGCGGTACTTCTCGCTGGTCGACTACGGAGGCGGCGCCGCCTGTGCGACCGTCGCGCACGCGGCGGCCGCGATCACCGCGGGTCTGGCCGACGTCGTGGTCTGCTACCGCGCCTTCAACGAGCGCTCCGGCCGGCGTTTCGGGAGCGGCGACGCCGCAGCCCAGGCGCGCGGCGACTCCCCGATGGCGCAGCACTTCGGCTACTACTCGCCCTACGGACTCATCACCCCGGCGGCCTGGGTCGCCATGGCCGCACGCCGTTACATGCACGAATACGGCGCCACGTCCGAGGACTTCGGACGCGTCGCGGTCGCGGCCCGAGCGCACGCGGCCACGAACCCCGCGGCGTGGTTCTACGAGCGCCCGATCACCCTGGCCGAGCACCAGAGCTCGAAGCTGATCGCGGATCCGCTGCGGCTGCTGGACTGCTGCCAGGAGTCCGACGGCGGAGTGGCGCTTGTGGTCGTCTCTGCAGAGCGTGCGCGTGACCTCCCTGGAAAGGAAGTCCTTATAGCGGGGGCCGCGCAGGGCTCTGCGCACGACCAACAGATGATGACCAGCTACTACCGCGAGGACATCACCGGACTGCCGGAGATGGGCACCGTCGCCCGGCAGCTGTGGAACCAGTCCGGGCTGGGGGCGGACGACATCCAGACCGCCGTCATCTACGACCACTTCACTCCGTTCGTCCTGACGCAGTTGGAGGAGTTCGGTTTCTGCGGACGCGGCGAGGCGCGCGACTTCATCCGGGACGGCGCGATCCACCTCGGCGGCCGGCTTCCGCTGAACACCCACGGCGGCCAACTCGGCGAGGCCTACATCCACGGCATGAACGGCATCGCCGAGGCCGTGCGCCAAGCCCGGGGAACGGCCGTCAACCAGGTGTCGGACGTCCACCACGTACTGGTCACGGCCGGTACCGGCGTCCCCACTTCGGGACTGGTGCTCAGCGCGGTCGGACGCCAGCCGTAA
- a CDS encoding MerR family transcriptional regulator codes for MSWSIAQVARMSGVTARTLRHYDDIGLLKPDHVGANGYRYYEEAQLLRLQQILVLRELGLALADIAEAIDSEPDTLVALRRQYGRLIVERDRLSRVAETVRRTIVDLEGTREMVHINRPENLFEGFDQSQYDDEARERWPEEFERAQARRVTMTDEDMRRWQREATAAMIRMAEFMAAGTPVDDPAVQDEIHQHYQGICIWWTPNRNAYKCLGQMYVDDERFKANYLKIAEGLAEYQAAAMAAYAEARLSD; via the coding sequence ATGAGCTGGTCGATTGCGCAGGTGGCGCGCATGTCCGGGGTGACTGCCCGTACCCTGCGCCACTACGACGACATCGGACTCCTCAAGCCCGACCACGTCGGCGCCAACGGCTACCGCTATTACGAGGAAGCACAGCTGCTGCGTCTGCAGCAGATCCTCGTCCTGCGCGAGCTCGGGCTGGCCCTGGCCGACATCGCCGAGGCGATCGACTCCGAGCCGGACACGCTGGTCGCCCTGCGCCGGCAGTACGGCCGGCTGATCGTCGAACGCGACCGGCTGTCGCGGGTGGCCGAGACCGTGCGGCGGACCATCGTCGACCTGGAGGGGACGAGAGAAATGGTCCACATCAACCGGCCGGAGAACCTCTTCGAGGGCTTCGACCAGTCGCAGTACGACGACGAGGCGCGCGAGCGCTGGCCCGAGGAGTTCGAGCGGGCCCAGGCCAGGCGCGTCACCATGACCGACGAGGACATGCGGCGCTGGCAGCGCGAGGCGACCGCGGCGATGATCCGGATGGCGGAGTTCATGGCGGCCGGCACCCCGGTCGACGACCCGGCGGTCCAGGACGAGATCCACCAGCACTACCAGGGCATCTGCATCTGGTGGACGCCGAACCGCAACGCGTACAAGTGCCTCGGCCAGATGTACGTCGACGACGAGCGCTTCAAGGCGAACTACCTCAAGATCGCCGAAGGCCTCGCCGAGTACCAGGCCGCAGCGATGGCCGCTTATGCGGAAGCGCGCCTGAGCGACTAG
- a CDS encoding HAD family hydrolase — translation MPRLALFDLDDTLISSKGAFIAWTEQLVAAHGAAGDVRWFADNEHIFWTGAPDDAFRGLVEHFKLDADPAELLADYRLRMVDLLKPFDGVLDGLEALRDAGWRIGIVTNGFGEFQNAKIDAVGLRAFVDVVCISDVEGSWKPESKIFQLASERAGAPLEGGWMVGDSLTSDIAGGNGVGLHTAWVRHGRRLGTTDPQPEQIIEGTAEAFQLILSRP, via the coding sequence ATGCCCCGTCTCGCGCTGTTCGACCTGGACGACACCCTCATCTCCTCGAAGGGCGCCTTCATCGCCTGGACCGAGCAGCTGGTCGCGGCCCACGGCGCCGCGGGCGACGTGCGCTGGTTCGCCGACAACGAGCACATCTTCTGGACCGGCGCACCCGACGACGCCTTCCGGGGCCTGGTCGAGCACTTCAAGCTGGACGCGGATCCGGCCGAACTGCTGGCCGACTACCGGCTCCGGATGGTCGACCTGCTCAAGCCTTTCGACGGGGTGCTGGACGGCCTGGAGGCGCTGCGCGACGCCGGCTGGCGGATCGGCATCGTCACCAACGGGTTCGGCGAGTTCCAGAACGCCAAGATCGACGCGGTGGGGCTGCGGGCCTTCGTGGACGTGGTCTGCATCTCGGACGTCGAGGGCAGCTGGAAGCCCGAGTCGAAGATCTTCCAGCTGGCCTCGGAGCGGGCCGGGGCGCCCCTGGAGGGCGGCTGGATGGTCGGCGACTCCCTGACCTCGGACATCGCCGGCGGCAACGGGGTGGGCCTGCACACCGCCTGGGTCCGGCACGGCCGCCGGCTGGGCACCACGGACCCGCAGCCGGAGCAGATCATCGAGGGTACGGCCGAGGCGTTCCAGCTGATCCTGAGCCGGCCCTGA
- a CDS encoding Zn-ribbon domain-containing OB-fold protein: MTRPQPVTGRDNAYFWEGVAKGDVLIQKCTACGSLRHPPSPMCPDCQSLDWTTVKATGQAVLHSYTICHHPLPPWEAGPYAVALIDLEVEDSDARPRIVCGTRGIANEDLRIEMPLNLVFEDGLVFAGPAQEGGAS, translated from the coding sequence ATGACGCGCCCTCAGCCGGTGACCGGTCGCGACAACGCCTACTTCTGGGAAGGCGTCGCGAAGGGCGACGTGCTCATCCAGAAATGCACAGCCTGTGGATCGCTCCGGCATCCCCCCTCTCCCATGTGCCCGGACTGTCAGTCCCTGGACTGGACGACAGTGAAGGCGACAGGTCAGGCCGTCCTGCACAGCTACACGATCTGCCACCACCCGCTCCCGCCTTGGGAAGCGGGCCCCTACGCGGTGGCTCTCATAGATCTGGAAGTAGAGGACAGCGACGCGCGACCGCGCATCGTCTGCGGCACACGTGGCATCGCCAACGAGGACCTGCGTATAGAGATGCCGCTGAACCTCGTCTTCGAGGACGGCCTCGTCTTCGCCGGACCGGCTCAAGAAGGTGGGGCGTCGTGA
- a CDS encoding MaoC family dehydratase N-terminal domain-containing protein, which yields METDPLYETVSAHTSDPPSEPVPAWDPVNQPMIRHWCDAMGDELPVYTDAAAARAVGHPDVVAPPASLQAWTMPGLRMRGFEDGTTRAQARLVEAGYRAVVATDCEQTYHRYLTVGDHLYATSRLDSVSPRKKTALGEGYFLTSITEYRDQHGELVGEMLFRTLWFQPKAQDRGAKA from the coding sequence GTGGAGACCGATCCGCTGTACGAGACAGTGTCCGCGCACACATCCGATCCGCCGTCCGAGCCGGTCCCGGCCTGGGACCCGGTGAACCAGCCGATGATCCGGCACTGGTGCGACGCGATGGGCGACGAACTGCCGGTCTACACCGACGCGGCGGCGGCGCGCGCGGTCGGCCATCCCGACGTGGTCGCGCCGCCGGCGTCGCTCCAGGCCTGGACGATGCCCGGGCTGCGGATGCGCGGCTTCGAGGACGGGACCACCCGGGCCCAGGCCAGGCTGGTCGAGGCCGGCTACCGCGCCGTGGTGGCGACCGACTGCGAGCAGACCTATCACCGGTACCTCACTGTCGGGGACCACCTCTACGCCACCTCGCGGCTCGACTCCGTATCGCCGCGCAAGAAGACGGCGCTCGGAGAGGGCTACTTCCTGACCTCGATCACGGAGTACCGCGACCAGCACGGTGAGCTGGTCGGCGAGATGCTGTTCCGCACCCTGTGGTTCCAGCCGAAGGCGCAGGACCGGGGAGCCAAGGCATGA